Sequence from the Primulina huaijiensis isolate GDHJ02 chromosome 16, ASM1229523v2, whole genome shotgun sequence genome:
tcaggcctgggcctcttccctgcacccactgctgcagcctggttctccgcaaactgcgcgaagaactgcgtcatacctgcaagcatctacgcctgcatatccggaggtggacgaggaggagtgaccctctcctcatcgcgatgctctctgttctcaTCCCTAACTTCCCAGTTAACcagacgtctgggaggcatattggtccaacaatttacccaacacgtaaacccaatatgcatgaatataataacaataacctaagatgcacgaaatttaacttaaaacatggacatgctgaaatcatgattcaatgctaactacatacataatgcaaattttaaaactcacagacttgaggtgtgactttgAGAGCTTCTTGCGagtggcagtaggcataaccctttacaagaacacggctctgataccaactgtgacctaccgtacttttaccattcaaaatttgcggaaaaaaattaaaattttcttaaacataaaataaccttcaaagtttgccataaaatatctcaaccagGTCCCCCATAAGACAGGGTTGTTCAaaataattacaataaaattttctcacaaaaggtttgctcaaagtatttccatcaaaatatgaaatcagagtaatttaacttttgcataaaacttaaacgTTGCGGTCCTCGGATTAGCCTCCctctcagtccaagcctgccacttggtcgccacctcctgtctcctcatcaacatactcacctgcatcgattaagtctagtgagtctaaagactcaacacgtataactGGAAATAGcgagtactacataataaaaccgcatgcaactttaaaaatataacatacatACTGAAACTTGAATTTAACAtgcttgaaacttgaacatcgTGAGCTTaacttagacgtgccatcacatgagcttttcttaaacattctcGTAACATAAACTTGAGCGTATAAagcataattttgcgtagaggcatgtttcaaagtaaGTGACCCATAGCATAATAAGGCCTGATCAGAcacaccacagtactgggctgacagggacgtatccactgtcgcatacataagatccccgttcataagttTAACGGGTGGATTAGTATCTGTTCATAAGTTTAACGCTTTTTAATCCCGATCTGAACCCGTTCATAAGTTTAACGGggcggagaggtcctcggccacgttcacagAATTCCAATTCCATTCATACATTTGGTCACAAGaaaattagcatacctcaaaacttaaaatattttcttttgcacgtcgtcatacttacttggcgttgagggattcgttggacttcgattggGGCCGTTGCCGCACTTACTAACATGAATTCCAATGCTTaatcttgcataacttagacgtaaatatcATGCTTACTTACGAGCTCGATCAATTCcataggacgttctaaaattcccatgactCGACTTTGTAaatcattgtactaaaccatgacatcaatcctcaaagcatactataaaattttcccaaaatgaCAATCACatggaccccgtgcctaggtccggctccgggtccgtgtcCGTGCGGTGCAGTGTGTTGTGAAGAAAAgagaaggcacggaccccgtgcctaggtccaggtatgggtccgtgtagactctgtaAATTGACCCttcgaagaaaacaaaggcacggaccccgtgctctggtccttgtaggggtccgtgtcccCGCGGTAGGAGAAAACCGACGAATTTTTCTGTGCAAGAATTTCTTAACGTTCTAAACTCGGTTGCACGGACTATGAACCGACACCCCGAGACCCATCTTAGCATGCTACTACATTGACAACATTGGTACAAACACCTCGAAACAACGGCGTTAAACCTATGACACAATGCTACTCAAAACATGgagattgacatcaaattgtttcCTACAACTTCTAGTGAATTCAAGTGCCTATCAACACTAACCGGTAACCCAAATGCCAactcaacatcatactaagcatacTTATTCATAGCAGCGATCGCCCGtcgatctccaacgaagcctgcaacaataaaacctcaagaacgcatcaatacataattttctgaaaaacgcagtttgagcagtcccacgagaaacgccataactcactcaagttttgtccaaaaattttgaatcttatatcaaatcgaaggtatcaaaaagttctacgatttttatgttgaaagatTTCTCAGATTCACGACCAAAAAGTCacagtattaaaaaaaattaaaaacgagttttcagatctaaaatctatttcaaaactgatccaaatcattttccgctcaaacgacgaacgtaacacatgtatttttatgcataaaacaacgcaacgcataatatgacatgatcgatgcagcaaaagaaagattatacgtgccttttgataataaACGTTACCGAACCGGTGATATCGAAGCGAAAAcggtgcgaggcttgatccgggacgaccgTGGCACTAAAATCCTTGAAGAATTCACACCAAAAttgctggaagatggagaggagagggggcggctgctctatgagtgaagaaccctagtttccttctctcaaaattaataaaaactgAATTGTGATAGTGTGGGTGTGTTTTGCCGATATCAGTGTGTGAAAAAGTGTGTAaaatgtgtaagtgtgtgtgtggcgTGGGTTTAGATAGTAATTGGGGAATAAATTATTGCTATAATACGTAATTAACATGTAAATAAAATGGTAATCCTCCACTAACTAAATAAAATctctaactttaaaataacttgcacaaagccaactttaaaagtcttaaaattctcaaattcactaaatacataattttaggCATAAAGGTGCTAAggctaaataaattatttaaaacgcccCATCCtcgactaaaataaaattaccacatttaaaaattaccaaaaatcgtcaccggtctttttctcacttccgcctcgaataatcgcctgaaacatgaaactcgaaagacattttaacgtgcatcacaataaacatgactaatttaaaataatacatttaaataaattatgcatggctaagaaaattattttaaattaaataactgatttaataaataaataatgcatgggttttacgtgtacgaatttgggctctacaaaagTTGGTGCTCGGGCAGTAAGATGCTACCGCTCGGGTGCGATTTGTGTTCTTTGAAAGACGAGAGATAGAGGAGTTGGGGCTCGGACGGATGAATCGTACCGCTCGAGCGGGGTtcaattttggaaaattttgggcacaatatttctttttgTCTGGGCAAGGCTTACCAATTTTGGGCGGAAAAGTGGCATCTGGGCGAGATTATGGCAAGAAAAGAAGCACTTTTCAGCAGCCATTGAAGCTTGGAGGagagaaaattttgaagttgAAGAATTTCAAGATTTCCGAGCACCGACTTCTCGTTTCGCCTAGTCTAGTATTTATAGTTTGGAACTTCTTGTTTAAATATTGCTTTGCATACTTTTATCATGAATTCTAGGagctaaattttcatattttttgggATTGAAAGGGATCCTACCTCGAAACCGTGTTTAGTTAATTTAACTCTCGACTTTTGATTGATTCTTGATTATGCTATTGTTTTTCACTGCATTATTAAagagtagctaactttaataataatctcatattgcgagtgagttcgagattTGTTATAGGAACGATtagtgtaacgacccattacaggcccagtggactgcccatacagcccactgccccgatcgacccaatgctatcccgatcttggtaccagacttgtgctgagtatttatatatgcatgtgatctcaggttcgagtctgggaaggcacaagctccagtgcatgggcaggagagttctatgagtaacccgtacgacgcctatggaaagcccgtgagggacaAAGCCCCTTGAGAGAGCCCAAGATCGAGATAGCCTTGGGttgatcggggcagtgggctgtatgggcagtccactgggcctgtaatgggtcgttacaattgtaatatcccaaccttttagaattttattgtttatgatattatttttggttgggtgtttaggaaatatggttattggatatttatggtttattatggtaatgaATATTTCATACggtttgatggttgagattatgtgtaatggttatgtctattggaatggttaaaatatggtcattgtttatggttattgttttggtattatgttcatagttggtgatgattaaagaaatgaatgggtagaatagaaagttgattttgagccaaataggaaatggaagtgcagaaaaggtatgaaaaatgtggtagtagttgtggtttttagtataatattttgtatattgatccaattgatgtgaagctaatttcattggaaagataaggtataaggctataactttcatgtttagagttttgttcaaatcattagggaagacgagccaaaagtcgcccgaagtgtgtcgtgtgtttcgttgttcctgcactgacacatgttgggagaatgagcataactttttactcagagcTTCAAaagacatgaggctaattggtgatgcaagaaaacacatagggctacaactttcatgtttaccactttggctaattTAGAAGAAACATtgcagttttggcccttggcagagggtacacggacctgtacacggacccctacacggggtccgggtcttgccatgcaaaatgagtgatttccagtgtgtacacggacctctacATGGAGGGGGCACAgggtccgtgtctatggcgtagaaaacacgtttttttgtgtatttatagTCTTTTAATCCACTTTCTACACTATTCTACTCACTTCtcatttcttctttttccttgGATCGTTCCTAGCTCTTTTCCCTTCAAGATTTACTCTCCTTCATTCTATGCTTCAATTGCAAGGTTTATAGTTGGATTTTAGAGTCTCCTATCTTAGACTTCAAGCTATAAGGTATgaacttttatattcttggaGTTGGGAGGGTTTGAAGTAAGGAAAggttaagttgaattgttgatttcttgaattaatgttgataattgttgattattattgtgtttattgatgtagGAATTCAATCAAGGTTACATTAGCAGCCATTGTGCTtgtggttgtaagtagaagcttcctttcaagtgctcacatgatatatatgtataaaagtcatgtttattgatgtctagctccttccattgttagattattgatgtatgtattgttatttgttcattgagccaagaataccattgaattcattgataaggagctagtactttattgttgcctaccaagtatttgttaaaatgcccaaatgaagttccctatgattaaagccaaggaatgatagtaattcatgcatgtcattggccaatcacatgattatgagtatctctcacagttttgatatttttatatatcaaagagatactatccacaggtcacaggtcacaggtcacagaactatcatttcctttcctttaattcatgccatgaaataccatctatactactttgttatctattgttcaatgaagatggtattattcattttttatttccattgattcattgttcattgccactgattcattgttcattgccattgatatagccatgttccaagccaagcctatgtatatgtatttgatatgtacagctttcttcttactgagttttatctcattctagttaatgtcatgtgatacaggtgataaaaaggattgaagcggattgtccgaggaggaagaagtcatatagctatggaagggaaacttttgaacttttgttatgaaacttttagattggaaattatggggtgaatgatgttgacttttggttttcttttaaaatatttaaaagtaaatATTTATGTAGACGAATTTTGAAAATGCTTATGATGTAAATTATTTAATGTTCATTCACGtttaatttcaaatgcttccgcgtatgtttttctttttaaattaaatgtcatgagagggggttgtttcaattggtatcagagcaaaagtTCTTTGGAccttatatgacttcttctacctaggacaatccggtatgttttTGATCCTGCATCTActgattttaacattgagaattgattcaatttcattgccattgatgtactcttccttcctatctatgttaaagtgagcatatgtgtaggatatgcctcctaagagaaagtaTATTGAAGGGGATGATAGGACCTCTACGATCGATAAGACTGTGAAGGTTGTAGATGAATTCAGTAAGTTATTGAAGGAGCAAGCAAAAGTACATGGTGAGCAAATCCAACAGTTATGAGCATGCACATCTCGACTCAGGATCGTGGTCGTGGAAGAGTTCAAGGCACAATGGAAAGTTCTGAAGATGGTGCTTACGATCGTTTCAAGCGTATGAACCCTCCTGattttattggtggtcctgatcCACTAGTGGCTCTTGAATGGGTCAAGTCATTGGAGGCCATCTTCGATTACTTGAAGTTCACTGATCAAGAAAAAGTTAGTTGTGCTGTGTTTATGTTGGTCAAAGCTGCTCGtatttggtgggaagccacCAAAGTTACTGTCAATGTTCGTGAACTGAAGTGGAACGAGTTTAAAGAGTTATTTTACGCCAAATACTTTTCACGTGAAGTAAAAGCCAAGAAGGTGAAGgaatttctggaattgaagcAGGATGCTTTGTCTGTTACTGAATATACGTTGAAGTTTGAGGAAGTATGTGTTTTTGTTCCTTTTATTGCTGAGaatgataaagataaaggaGAACACTTCCTTCGTGGGTTGAAGCCAGAAATTCGAAGGGATGTGCATATGTCCAAGGTAGTCATGTATCAAGATATCGTGGAGCGAGCTTTGCTTGCGGAACATGATGAGCAAGAAATTGAGAATGAGAGGCAATTAAGAGGGCAAGCTTTCCAGGCTAGCGGACAAGgtgcaaatgcaaatgttcgTGGTGGCCACAAAGTTAAGGGTAAGATGGAGCAGCGCTATAAACCTCCTGTACCTTCTTCTGATACTGAACGACCGGTATGTCCTAATCGTGGAAAGTCACacaagggtgagtgtttggtgggtagtggacgatgttttagatacaaggagatggggcacacggcactgaaatgtcctctctcctcaggcaaaggaaaagtccagggcagaatttttgctatgacgaaggaaagtgttaatcctgattcttctgtgatatcaggaaatattttaatctatggcaaagaagcaattacattgattgacacttgtgcaacccattcttttatgtctgaagtgtttatgcattcTATATCTGTGGAACCTACTGTTATGCCATTGTACTTTACTATTATGTTGCCTTATGGTGATGAGATTTTTCCTACAAGTATTCTTAAGGCATGTCCCGTACAGCTGGGTACGAGATTGTTGTTTGCTGATATTATTGTTATTTCGATGGttgcatttgatgttatattgggtatggattggttatcctCTTATCGTGCAGTAATTGATTGTGTGGGAAAGACCGTGAAGTTTGTAATTGATGATCATGAGAGTAATTCAATTGTTGGTTTAGGTTCATCGATAAGTACTCCCATTATTGCTTGCTTGCAAgctattaaattgttgaataagGGATGCACTAGTTTTCTGGCCTTAGTATTAGATGTAAATAGCGACAGTAATGTGCCATTACAGAATATTGAAGTGGTTCAGGAATATCCTGACgtatttgctgatgatgtgcctggttTACCTCCTGATCGTGAGGTagagtttgttattgatttaAGTCCAGGTATAGCCCCAATTTCCAAAGCcccgtacagaatggctccaACTGAGATGAAAGAACTAAATAATCAATTGTAGGAGctattagataagggttttatcCGTCCTAGTTCCTCGccatggggagctccggttttgTTCGTGAAAAAGAAGGATGGATCGTTAAGattatgcattgattatcgagaactcaataaggtaaatattaaaaataaatatcatttaccCAGAATCGATGATctatttgatcaattacaaggaaccactgtgttttcaaaaatcgatcttcgatccggatatcatcaattgaaagtaaaaacggaggacataccaaagactgcttttagaacgaggtatggacattatgaatttttgg
This genomic interval carries:
- the LOC140960981 gene encoding uncharacterized protein, with the protein product MESSEDGAYDRFKRMNPPDFIGGPDPLVALEWVKSLEAIFDYLKFTDQEKVSCAVFMLVKAARIWWEATKVTVNVRELKWNEFKELFYAKYFSREVKAKKVKEFLELKQDALSVTEYTLKFEEVCVFVPFIAENDKDKGEHFLRGLKPEIRRDVHMSKVVMYQDIVERALLAEHDEQEIENERQLRGQAFQASGQGANANVRGGHKVKGKMEQRYKPPVPSSDTERPVCPNRGKSHKVFMHSISVEPTVMPLYFTIMLPYGDEIFPTSILKACPVQLGTRLLFADIIVISMVAFDVILGMDWLSSYRAVIDCVGKTVKFVIDDHESNSIVGLGSSISTPIIACLQAIKLLNKGCTSFLALVLDVNSDSNVPLQNIEVVQEYPDVFADDVPGLPPDREVEFVIDLSPVFMDLMNIVFKPYLDAFVIVFIDNILIYSKTRELHREHLKIVLQTLRGRQLYAKIKKCEFLLEQVAFLGHIVSTSKIEAINQWSIPKTVSEVRSFLGLAGYYRRFIADFSKIALPLTSLTRKAIKFEWTIECQQAFQTLKHKLTSAPVLVLPCGTEDFVVSTDASKQGLGAVLMQRRKVIAYASRRLKEYEKNYPTHDLELAALKADVALSPKDKKEKVSERISALQQLVSPYGKTDTASVLFEAVDYIKFLHEQVKVLSAPYLCSTPTTQPLEMETCNGLKGRGLCVIPISLIDGVASSNGADIWAPIKSSLNSRRSVWDESSVIT